One region of Gilliamella sp. ESL0405 genomic DNA includes:
- a CDS encoding glycosyltransferase family 2 protein has protein sequence MIVKNTNLTVIIPCYNVESYIANCLDSLVNQTCLPEEIICVDDGSTDKTEEILVRYAAKHKQIKIISQPNLGVSAARNTGIEAASKDYVMFVDSDDIVNTNLFNEFKTSLKNNPELELFYFNYTSFKDEKSLPLLTDLSLIETPKKYFDSGIELLDFLLEKENYSGVTWQYIFKRYLFKEKFTGRIHEDHKVSLAILKNAHISCYFMSKLAYLHRSRLCSLSSNQHVDYKNTCILRDVLVDCFDTIKNLPISSNAKNNYFFRMNVTYLELLLKSSYNYSLQERESIKKDLGLLKITIRMHRNNKRKIIQNICYAIKFSKKNRCSINTKLILLKYAVTKKHPYTNIDNENFYYSTLSQY, from the coding sequence ATGATTGTGAAGAACACTAATTTAACAGTTATTATACCCTGTTACAATGTTGAGTCATATATTGCTAATTGTTTAGATTCTTTAGTTAATCAGACTTGTTTACCAGAAGAAATAATTTGCGTAGATGATGGTTCAACAGACAAAACTGAAGAAATACTAGTTAGATATGCTGCTAAGCATAAGCAAATAAAAATAATTTCTCAACCTAATTTAGGTGTAAGTGCTGCTCGAAACACAGGTATTGAAGCAGCTTCTAAAGATTATGTAATGTTTGTTGATTCAGATGATATAGTTAATACGAACTTATTTAATGAATTTAAAACATCACTAAAAAATAATCCTGAATTAGAATTATTTTACTTTAACTATACATCTTTCAAAGATGAGAAATCTTTGCCTTTGCTTACTGATCTGTCACTAATTGAAACCCCTAAAAAATATTTTGATAGTGGTATAGAGTTATTAGATTTTTTGCTAGAAAAAGAAAATTACTCAGGGGTGACCTGGCAATATATTTTTAAACGTTATTTATTTAAAGAAAAATTCACCGGGAGAATACACGAAGATCACAAAGTTTCTTTAGCGATTCTTAAAAACGCTCATATTTCATGTTATTTTATGAGCAAATTAGCCTATTTGCATAGAAGTCGCCTTTGTTCGCTGTCATCTAATCAACATGTAGATTATAAAAATACTTGTATTTTAAGGGATGTATTGGTTGATTGTTTTGATACGATTAAAAACCTTCCTATATCATCTAATGCTAAAAATAACTACTTTTTTCGGATGAATGTTACTTATTTAGAATTATTACTCAAATCGAGTTACAATTATTCTCTTCAAGAAAGAGAGAGTATAAAAAAAGATTTAGGTTTATTAAAAATTACTATTAGAATGCATAGAAATAATAAAAGAAAAATAATTCAAAACATTTGCTATGCAATCAAATTTTCCAAAAAAAATAGGTGCTCAATAAATACGAAATTAATATTATTAAAATATGCCGTAACTAAAAAACACCCATATACTAATATTGATAATGAAAATTTTTATTATTCAACATTAAGCCAATATTAA
- a CDS encoding glycosyltransferase family 8 protein: protein MYNIQSFIASTETIAKASNPNFSTLHIALGFDDNYAMPAGITITSVINNTLDVNLHFHLFIDQVSESNIEKFKQLAGDRITITIYRINNNFVINPKTLVLHISNASTCIRFIIPELLNSVTDKVIYLDSDTICLKSLVPLANYNIDDYIAGVISDSKDMQEAISKMYSLDSSKYFNAGVLLINTKNWCEAGITEKALNLINDGNVYKFADQDVLNILLEKKTLLLPIKFNTKIKISIDAHQEKNIKPYTVVLHYISQNKPWYKVYQSEIFQHYLQQSPWKDVELPLSGNSSSVRNYAKYLMNLGKYTSAFYYYIIYLIYKFYNNK, encoded by the coding sequence ATGTATAATATACAAAGCTTCATTGCATCAACTGAGACTATTGCTAAAGCCTCAAACCCAAATTTTTCAACTTTACACATTGCGTTAGGATTCGATGATAATTATGCTATGCCAGCTGGCATAACGATCACTTCAGTAATTAATAATACTTTAGATGTTAATTTGCACTTTCATTTATTTATTGATCAAGTAAGTGAATCAAATATTGAAAAATTTAAACAGCTAGCCGGAGATCGAATTACAATTACAATTTATAGGATTAATAATAATTTTGTCATAAATCCTAAAACTTTAGTTCTTCATATTTCGAATGCTTCAACATGTATTCGTTTTATCATACCGGAATTGTTAAATTCAGTAACAGATAAAGTCATTTACCTTGATAGCGACACGATTTGCTTAAAATCATTAGTACCCCTTGCTAATTATAATATTGATGATTATATAGCCGGCGTAATAAGTGATAGCAAAGATATGCAAGAAGCAATCAGCAAAATGTATAGTTTAGATTCAAGCAAATATTTTAATGCGGGTGTATTATTAATTAATACTAAAAATTGGTGTGAAGCGGGCATTACCGAAAAAGCGCTAAATTTGATTAATGACGGTAATGTTTATAAATTTGCTGATCAAGATGTCCTAAATATTTTGTTGGAAAAGAAAACTTTATTATTACCTATTAAGTTTAATACTAAAATAAAGATTTCTATTGACGCGCATCAAGAAAAAAATATAAAACCTTATACGGTGGTATTACATTATATCTCGCAAAACAAGCCTTGGTATAAAGTTTACCAGTCGGAAATTTTCCAGCACTATTTACAGCAATCGCCATGGAAAGATGTAGAATTGCCTTTAAGTGGTAATAGTTCTTCTGTAAGAAATTATGCGAAGTATTTGATGAATCTAGGTAAGTATACATCAGCTTTTTATTACTATATCATATATTTGATATACAAATTTTATAATAATAAATAA